The sequence ACGGTCCGGTCCTGCGGCGATGCGGACTCCGGGGCTGAACTTTCGTGCTGGTCCGTCATGGAGGTCGGTCCTTCTCAGCGGGGACGGGCAGTGCGCAGGACATCGGGCAGCCCGGAAGAGCGGTCCCGGGCGGGGCGCCGGAGCGTTCGGACGAGCCGGGTGCGAGAGAGCGGGGAGTCGCACCGGGTGGGTCCGCGGCAGGCCCGGTTCAGGCGGTGACGGTACGGCAGGCCGTGCGGCCGGAGATCTGGACGCGGTCGATGGCGCCGCTGTCCGGATCACGCACGAAGCGTCCGCCGGGATGGCGGCGGCCGGACGCGGGATCCACCAGGTCACAGGTCAGATCCGGGTAACAGACCAGGGGCGCCGGGGTGTCGCCGTTCACGGTCAGCGTCAGGGAGCCGTCGGCGTCCGCCGCCACCCGGTACTCGACGGTGCCGTTGTGGTAGGTCCCGGCACACTGGGGAAGTGCGACGGCGCGGCCGCGCTCGGACGGGCGCGCGGCCGAGGGGACCTGTACTCCGGTGATCCGGTCGAGGTCTTCGGCCAGTTCGTGCCACAGAGCGGTGCCGTTGTTGGCGTTGCTGGTGAAGGCGACCACCGTGCCGCTGTCCGGCTCGGCCCGCAGATGGCAGGAGGTGCCCTGGGCGTTGCCGTCGTGGCCGCACCACTGCTGCGCCCCCTGCTGGAAGAGCGCGAGGCCCAGGCCCCATGCGTCCGCGAGGACGCCCGGGGCGGCGCCCGGTACGGGACGGCGCATCTCCTCGGCGGCGTCGGGCGTCAGCACCGTGCGGGGGCCGTGTCCGATCAGGGCCCGGCCCAGTGCCACCAGGTTGAGCGCGCTCGCCAGCAGGGCACCCGCCGGGGCCTCCACCGGCGCCAGGTTCTGCTGCACCGGAAGCACGCGGCCCGAGGCCGGGTTCACGGAGTGGCCGCGGGCCACCGGACGTGTCGGCGCGCGGTCACCGAGGAAGGCGGGAACGGTGCCCAGGGGCTCCAGGAGCAGCGCCCGCACGGCCTCCTGCCAGGGCATGCCCGTCACCGCTTCGATCAGCCGGCCGGCGGCGACGTACCCGGCGTTGGAGTAGGAGAAGCCGCTGCCGGGCGCGCACACCGCGT is a genomic window of Streptomyces sp. Edi2 containing:
- a CDS encoding serine hydrolase domain-containing protein, translating into MPHASSAQVASRQPTHIRRLLQERLDTLARTHQVPGAQLAVQVDSVTYTVQTGEADVSTGEMFTADTAVPLGSVTKPYTAAVVQLLADDGDLALTDPVGTHVPELRRAPHLTVRQLLSHTGGLPTGPDSDDAAALTPARYLSAYCSGRDAVCAPGSGFSYSNAGYVAAGRLIEAVTGMPWQEAVRALLLEPLGTVPAFLGDRAPTRPVARGHSVNPASGRVLPVQQNLAPVEAPAGALLASALNLVALGRALIGHGPRTVLTPDAAEEMRRPVPGAAPGVLADAWGLGLALFQQGAQQWCGHDGNAQGTSCHLRAEPDSGTVVAFTSNANNGTALWHELAEDLDRITGVQVPSAARPSERGRAVALPQCAGTYHNGTVEYRVAADADGSLTLTVNGDTPAPLVCYPDLTCDLVDPASGRRHPGGRFVRDPDSGAIDRVQISGRTACRTVTA